In Gilliamella sp. B3022, the sequence ATCTCAAGTAAGTATTAGTCGAGATGGTACCCTTTCTGCTTTAGGCGCAGGAGATAAACCGACCACTATAGCCCAAGTCGGTAAAATAAAAAAAGTCCATCTTTTGCCACAAGAAATGGTACGTGGCGATGATGGTTTTTTTCATTTAACACAGACAACATTAAATGAACGTGGTGCGGTAATGCCTGATAATCCAAAAGCTCAGTTAATGTCAGGGGTATTAGAAGGCAGTAATGTGAATCCTGTTACCGCTATGGTGGATTTAATCTCTCATGCTCGTCAATTTGAAATGCAAATGAAAGAAATCACTACTGCTGATGAAAATGCTCAAAAAGCGAATCAAATTTTATCACTTACTTAGGAGGGAATAGCATGATTAAATCATTATGGATTGCTAAGACAGGATTAACTGCTCAACAAATGAATATGGATATTATCTCTAATAATTTAGCCAATGTTAGTACCAGTGGTTTTAAAAGACAGAGAGCGGTATTTGAAGATCTGCTTTATCAAACGGTTCGCCAACCAGGGGCACAATCATCTGAGCAAACAACATTACCATCCGGGTTGCAAATTGGTACAGGTGTTCGTCCAGTTGCGACCGAACGTATTCATAGCCAGGGAAATTTGGAAGCAACGGATAATAGCAGTGATGTGGCAATTAATGGACAAGGTTTTTTCCAAGTTTTATTACCCGATGGTACACAAGCGTATACGCGTAATGGTGCGTTTCAAGTCAATCAAAATGGACAATTGGTTACAGCTGCTGGTTATGAAATTCAGCCAACCATTAATATTCCATCTAATGCCATCAAAATGACCGTTGCACGTGATGGTGTGGTCAATGTGACCTTAGCCAATCAATCAACACAAGTCCAAGTTGGGCAATTAACCTTACATACGTTTATTAACGATACAGGACTAGAAAGTATGGGTGAAAACTTGTATTTAGAAACCGAAAGCTCAGGTGCACCAACTGAAAATACTCCTGGACTAAATGGAGCAGGATTGCTCTATCAAGGTTATACTGAAACGTCTAACGTTAATGTTGCCGAAGAGTTGGTTAATATGATTCAAGTACAACGTGCTTACGAAATTAACAGTAAAGCCATTTCTGCATCGGATCAAATGCTACAACGTTTAAACCAATTATAAATCTAATAGCATGATAAATATAGTGAAATATCTTTATATTCTCATAGCACTTTTTCTTTTTAGTTGTGCTCAGTTGCCTAAAAAAGCCTTGGTTGAAGGGCAAACAAGTATCGTGCCGAGAATGCCTGATATTGTCAATACCAGTGGTTCAATCTATCAGGCAGCCCAACCGAGCAGTTTTGGCTATCAACCCATGTTTGAAGATCGTAGGCCGCGCAACATTGGTGATGTTTTAACAATTGTCTTACAAGAAAACGTTAGTGCAAGCAAAAGCTCATCAATTAATGCCGGTCGTAATGGGGCTTTAAATGTAGGGGTAAAAACCGTTCCTCACTTTTTAGATGGACTGGTTGGCCGAGGTAAAGCCGATACGGATATCTCAGGTAGTAATGATTTTAAGGGATCAGGCGGTGCGAATGCTAAAAATACCTTTAGTGGCACCATCACCGTCACTGTGCAAAATGTCATGATTAATGGCAATTTGAAAGTTATTGGTGAAAAACAGATTGCCATTAATCAAGGTACAGAATTCATAAGATTTTCGGGTGTAGTAAATCCAAGAACCATTAGTGGTAATAATACTGTTATTTCAACGCAAGTTGCTGATGCCCGTATTGAGTATGTCGGTAACGGCTACATTGATGAAGCACAAACTATGGGCTGGTTACAGCGCCTATTTTTAAATTTTTCACCATTTTAATGAGTATCATTATGCTAAATAATTTACGCATTTTTATCAATTTACTTGTTATGACATTGTTGGTTGTTCCTGTTTGTTATGCAAAACCCATTCGTGATCTTGTTACCATTCAAGGGGTAAGAGAAAATGCTTTAGTGGGTTATGGTATTGTGGTTGGACTTGATGGCACAGGCGATCAAACTTCACAAACACCTTTTACTATCCAAAGTATCACAAATATGTTATCGCAATTAGGGATAACGGTGCCATCAGGCAGTAACATGCAATTGAAAAATGTAGCAGCCGTAATGGTAACCGCCAAATTACCTTCTTATGCACGAGTTGGACAACAAATTGATGTGGTGGTTTCCTCTCTTGGGAATGCGAAAAGTTTGCGTGGCGGAACATTAATTATGACTCCACTAAAAGGCACGGATAATCAAGTATATGCTATTGCACAAGGTAATTTGTTTGTTGGTGGAATGGGGGCAAGCAGCAAGGGTTCAAGTGTCAGTGTTAATCAAACTGCTGGAGCGACCATTCCTAATGGTGCAACAATCGAACGAGAGCTTGCTACTCGTTTAGATGAAGAAGATACGATTCATCTACATCTTAACCAATTTGATTTTACCCGTGCCTTAAAAATATCTGAGGCAATTAATAAGTTACAAAAAAATATAGCTGTTGCGATGGATGGTACAACCATTACTGTAACAATGCCTAAGGATAATCAGGCGCGAGTAAAGTTATTGTCACGCATACAAAATCTTGAAATTGGTCATACACCTATTTCAGCTAAAGTGGTAATAAATACACGTACTGGTGTTGTGGTGATGAATCAAAAAGTTAAATTAGACAATTGTGCCGTTGCTCATGGTAACTTGTCGGTTGTAGTCAATAACAAATTAAAAGTTAATCAACCTAATACACCATTAGCGGGAGGCAACACCGTAGTTGTTCCTGATAATGATGTTAGCATCGAGCAAGATGGTGGCGCATTACATAATTTGACTTCAGGAACTGACTTAAACCGAGTTATTCATTCACTTAATTTATTAGGGGCAAATCCCACAGAGTTAATGTCGATACTTGAAGCATTAAAAACCGCAGGTTGTTTACATGCCTCATTGGAAACGATTTAAAGCAGAATTATTAATATGAAGAATCAAATTAATCAGTCTATTAACCGTTTTGCTTATGATTTTTCAAACATTAGCCAATTAAGACGCAATGCCGTTAGTGGATCAAGGGAAAGCATCAAACAAGTTGCCGATCAGTTTGAAACATTGTTTGTGAATATGATGATGCAATCAATGCGAAAAGCCGTTCCTAATGGTGGGTTATTTAATCAATCTGCCATGCAGTTATTTACCTCAATGTTTGATCAGCAAATTGCACAACAAACAGCAGGAAAAGGGCTTGGACTTGCCGATATTATTGCTAAACAATTAATTAATCAGTCTCGTTCTACGGTTAGCATTAATGCACAATCTCAAGCTAATCATCAACAAGCTAATATGCAATTGGCACAATCTTTATTCAGTAATAATTCTTCTAATTTATCTCCAGCCGCATTAGGTCAAATGCTCTACCAGCAACATAAAACTCATGAAATAACCCAAAAAAATGTTAATAAATTGTCACTATCAACATCACTTAATCGTCTTGATGAAGATCCTATTACACAATTTGTGGTTGAATGGTTTGAACCCGCTAAACAGGCTGCCAAAGTTTCAGGTATTCCTTATGAGGTTATTATTGCTCAAGCCGCATTAGAAACAGGTTGGGGTAAAAAACAGATAAAAACAACTGATAATCAGCCAAGTTATAACTATTTTGGTATAAAAGCATCTTCATCATGGAGAGACAATTCTACTCGGTTAACGACGCAAGAATTTCTCAATAATAATAAAGTTAAAATTCAAGATGATTTTAGAGTGTATAACAGTAAACAACATGCGATCACCGATTACCTTAATTTACTCACTAAAAATCCACGTTATCGTGCTGTAGTCAATGCACCCGATGCAAGAACAGCGGCCAAAGCATTACAAGATGCTAATTATGCAACCGATCCTAATTATAGTGAAAAATTGATTCAAATTATCAATCGTATTGAGACAATAGCTAAAAATACATCACAAAAATCCATGTCTGGTTTCAGTCAAATTGCCTTTAAATAGTATTTAATAAACTGTTTTAAGTTTAAAGAAAGTGATGATTAGGAGGCTTTTGCCTCCTATTTTTTAGGATGTATATTTAAAATATAAGGTATGAAGGTTTTGTATAAGTAAAGTTTAGTGGTGATCAGTTATTTCATTTGAAATAACGACATGCTTTGCATATTCATAAATGTATATTGTGCTGCTTGTAAATTTGCTTGTAACATCACATAATCTGAAATTGCCTCATACCAATCAACGTCTTCAATTTGACTAATTTGCGTTTCAAAATCGATGTCCAATGTCTTACCAAGAGCAGTTAATCTTTCGACTTCTGCGAGTACATTACCGCCCGATGATCTCACTGTGGATATGTTTTCAAACGAGTTATCAACCCCTTGGCTGGCTTTGGATAACCCTTTTCTAAATTGCGCAATCGAATCAGGATCATTGTCGTCTAAACCAATTTGTAATGCATCAATTGCATAATCAAGACTGGCAAACACATCACTTTCAGCAGCGCTATTGGCACCGGTCATAAAAATTTGTTCGCCCGTAAAACTCAATGATACTTCACGCGTTTCATCAATAAATATATTGATGGTTGTTGAGCCACCAACATAATTAACAATTCCATTTTTATCGACAATAAAAGGAGGTGTGTCATTTTTATTACCCGCAAAGAGATAGTTTCCATTTGTATCTTTGGCATTGGCTAACGAAATGAGTTGATCTTTTAATCCCTGTAGTTTGTTGGCTAAATCAAGTCTGTTTTCGTCATTTAGCGTTTCATTACCTGCATAAACTAAAGTTTCTTGAATTGATTGGATAACGGTATTGGCTTCTTTTAGTACGGTATCTTGGCGACTTAACGAGTTATTAGCACTTTCACGCGCAGCTTGAAACTGGTTATTTCTCGATTGGGCCTGTTTTAATATTAACGCTTGTGATGAGCCCATTGGATCATCCGACGGCGATAAGATTTTTTTACCGGTTGCTAAATGTAATCCTGATTTTTGCCATTTATTATTGGTATTTAAAATACTATTT encodes:
- the flgG gene encoding flagellar basal-body rod protein FlgG, producing the protein MIKSLWIAKTGLTAQQMNMDIISNNLANVSTSGFKRQRAVFEDLLYQTVRQPGAQSSEQTTLPSGLQIGTGVRPVATERIHSQGNLEATDNSSDVAINGQGFFQVLLPDGTQAYTRNGAFQVNQNGQLVTAAGYEIQPTINIPSNAIKMTVARDGVVNVTLANQSTQVQVGQLTLHTFINDTGLESMGENLYLETESSGAPTENTPGLNGAGLLYQGYTETSNVNVAEELVNMIQVQRAYEINSKAISASDQMLQRLNQL
- a CDS encoding flagellar basal body L-ring protein FlgH, whose translation is MKYLYILIALFLFSCAQLPKKALVEGQTSIVPRMPDIVNTSGSIYQAAQPSSFGYQPMFEDRRPRNIGDVLTIVLQENVSASKSSSINAGRNGALNVGVKTVPHFLDGLVGRGKADTDISGSNDFKGSGGANAKNTFSGTITVTVQNVMINGNLKVIGEKQIAINQGTEFIRFSGVVNPRTISGNNTVISTQVADARIEYVGNGYIDEAQTMGWLQRLFLNFSPF
- a CDS encoding flagellar basal body P-ring protein FlgI — translated: MLNNLRIFINLLVMTLLVVPVCYAKPIRDLVTIQGVRENALVGYGIVVGLDGTGDQTSQTPFTIQSITNMLSQLGITVPSGSNMQLKNVAAVMVTAKLPSYARVGQQIDVVVSSLGNAKSLRGGTLIMTPLKGTDNQVYAIAQGNLFVGGMGASSKGSSVSVNQTAGATIPNGATIERELATRLDEEDTIHLHLNQFDFTRALKISEAINKLQKNIAVAMDGTTITVTMPKDNQARVKLLSRIQNLEIGHTPISAKVVINTRTGVVVMNQKVKLDNCAVAHGNLSVVVNNKLKVNQPNTPLAGGNTVVVPDNDVSIEQDGGALHNLTSGTDLNRVIHSLNLLGANPTELMSILEALKTAGCLHASLETI
- the flgJ gene encoding flagellar assembly peptidoglycan hydrolase FlgJ, whose product is MKNQINQSINRFAYDFSNISQLRRNAVSGSRESIKQVADQFETLFVNMMMQSMRKAVPNGGLFNQSAMQLFTSMFDQQIAQQTAGKGLGLADIIAKQLINQSRSTVSINAQSQANHQQANMQLAQSLFSNNSSNLSPAALGQMLYQQHKTHEITQKNVNKLSLSTSLNRLDEDPITQFVVEWFEPAKQAAKVSGIPYEVIIAQAALETGWGKKQIKTTDNQPSYNYFGIKASSSWRDNSTRLTTQEFLNNNKVKIQDDFRVYNSKQHAITDYLNLLTKNPRYRAVVNAPDARTAAKALQDANYATDPNYSEKLIQIINRIETIAKNTSQKSMSGFSQIAFK
- the flgL gene encoding flagellar hook-associated protein FlgL, producing MRVSTNAMYQKNLNSILNTNNKWQKSGLHLATGKKILSPSDDPMGSSQALILKQAQSRNNQFQAARESANNSLSRQDTVLKEANTVIQSIQETLVYAGNETLNDENRLDLANKLQGLKDQLISLANAKDTNGNYLFAGNKNDTPPFIVDKNGIVNYVGGSTTINIFIDETREVSLSFTGEQIFMTGANSAAESDVFASLDYAIDALQIGLDDNDPDSIAQFRKGLSKASQGVDNSFENISTVRSSGGNVLAEVERLTALGKTLDIDFETQISQIEDVDWYEAISDYVMLQANLQAAQYTFMNMQSMSLFQMK